Proteins encoded by one window of Bactrocera oleae isolate idBacOlea1 chromosome 4, idBacOlea1, whole genome shotgun sequence:
- the insc gene encoding uncharacterized protein insc — protein sequence MAFQRSYSKVWWGSDNQQLPSSLALSSAAGGASSIGDGSSLTSGGFYYGSYFTQKTQQLNAQRSRYNNHSGGYHSLDSGSFRSHLSNLSRIQEVDDEQNNSKLSWGKRDSPGSLRSQDSGFSDNDESHSGRSLGGRSSKPSSPSAKSMGSARSAASSPSSVHSAAVETPPTVIRRVGKSEFYSPLVNVSRRISFSGSPATTTALDAALAAKQESTSALSKCLSADELLMDEAVSAAKKLNFDDANASSGLAVPAPQEAQQQQPKRRRRIIRQPTKPLSPTKRRTLLEETNNSDEERDAGSAVKDSNSFDELDRSAEHNRSRTRLHVVPDYNNETVYLGVAATTPTAKPYNNETVVLGAAGEIASNINEDSNNNMLKYEALDMDNTISPLKETEQRFLASTSTPKASEGSCAKPWTQMSFRHVTHEYDNPLLNGHAPDLQHWLHDLRSSYEHEVMSTLQTKSIAQEAFKNLTITTNTVAKLIRQLQQRALYMQSDFERVERILSGAQEATLHEALSSAEQLLVNVAEFTQVLERRAVFFNESRSDRKHYDENIEQMRIITKDTRYSLERQHYINLESLLDDVHVLKRYLLISLRQLFEKMVRVIVQSVEQGHCDLMLRANINMIATLMNIDYEGFASLTDAFVQNEAVRALFIVCLENKLSSVRAQALRALATVCCSPAAIAQLGACGGIEIVRDIIQVPGKERKGEFKRGDIERREAVSLLTQITAAWHGLEHRVDGLKACAEIIVEGLTQLTTSTACAQTLLLCAAALNNLSRIEVTSHYSIMSNEAIFKLIEVLQTLGEEASIFLYEQIVAMLHNMSINKKCHSHLANGIIINFITCAYQTEFYKSYKSRAESDAQRRTIKAILHTLTHLVHESSLGIELLEQHRVPAFFRQALSIGGCSAGMEAWSLDGSHGRDISALARQLLQAQKQEQTVEQIGRDGALTASTGNGAGAQATAGAYGGSGSGKGNFKFNLTRQESFV from the exons atggcTTTCCAACGCAGCTACAGCAAAGTGTGGTGGGGCTCTGATAATCAACAGTTACCCTCATCTTTGGCGCTATCCTCAGCGGCTGGTGGCGCATCCTCCATCGGCGATGGCAGCAGTTTGACAAGTGGCGGTTTTTACTACGGCTCTTACTTCACACAAAAGACACAACAACTGAACGCGCAGCGTTCGCGTTACAACAACCACAGTGGCGGGTATCATTCGCTGGATTCGGGGAGCTTTCGTTCGCACTTGAGCAATTTGTCGCGTATACAGGAAGTCGATGACGAACAGAACAACTCAAAGTTGTCGTGGGGCAAACGTGACAGTCCTGGCAGTCTACGCAGTCAG GACTCCGGCTTCTCTGATAATGATGAGTCGCACAGTGGTCGCAGTCTCGGAGGACGTTCGTCGAAACCCTCATCACCCAGCGCCAAATCAATGGGCAGCGCGCGCAGTGCGGCCAGTTCGCCGAGTTCAGTGCACTCAGCGGCGGTTGAGACCCCACCCACAGTTATCAGACGCGTAGGCAAATCGGAATTCTATTCACCGCTGGTTAACGTATCGCGACGTATATCATTTTCCGGTTCACCTGCCACAACGACTGCGCTGGATGCCGCATTAGCCGCGAAGCAAGAATCAACGTCAGCATTGTCAAAATGCTTGTCTGCTGATGAGCTGTTGATGGACGAGGCTGTGAGTGCTGCGAAGAAATTGAATTTCGACGATGCCAATGCGAGCAGTGGACTGGCCGTTCCCGCACCGCAGGaagcgcaacaacagcaaccgaAACGACGCCGCCGTATCATACGTCAGCCCACGAAACCCTTGTCACCCACAAAGCGCCGCACCTTACTCGAGGAAACAAATAACAGTGATGAGGAGCGCGATGCCGGCAGCGCAGTGAAAGACAGCAATTCATTTGATGAGCTTGATCGTTCAGCGGAACATAATCGTTCACGTACGCGTTTGCACGTTGTGCCAGATTACAACAATGAAACTGTTTATCTTGGTGTGGCTGCCACAACTCCCACCGCAAAGCCGTACAACAATGAAACAGTGGTACTGGGCGCCGCTGGTGAAATTGCGAGCAACATCAACGaagatagcaacaacaatatgctTAAGTACGAAGCGCTCGATATGGATAACACGATATCGCCACTGAAAGAGACCGAACAGCGCTTTTTGGCCAGTACGAGCACACCGAAAGCCTCAGAAGGCAGTTGTGCAAAGCCCTGGACGCAGATGTCTTTCCGTCACGTCACTCATGAGTATGATAATCCATTGTTAAATGGACATGCACCGGATCTGCAGCATTGGTTGCATGACTTGCGTTCATCATATGAACATGAAGTGATGTCTACACTACAGACTAAATCTATAGCGCAAGAAGCCTTCAAGAATTTAACGATAACGACGAATACCGTAGCCAAATTGATACGGCAGTTGCAGCAGCGCGCTCTTTATATGCAATCGGATTTTGAGCGAGTGGAGCGCATATTGTCTGGCGCGCAGGAAGCCACACTACACGAGGCGCTCTCTAGCGCTGAACAGCTGTTGGTGAATGTCGCCGAGTTTACACAGGTGCTCGAGCGACGCGCTGTCTTCTTCAATGAGTCGCGCTCCGATCGCAAGCATTATGACGAAAATATTGAGCAGATGCGTATAATAACAAAGGACACACGCTACTCACTCGAGCGCCAACACTACATCAATCTAGAGTCGTTGTTAGATGATGTGCACGTGCTGAAGCGCTACTTGCTGATTAGTTTGCGTCAGCTGTTTGAGAAAATGGTGCGCGTTATCGTACAAAGTGTCGAACAGGGCCATTGCGATCTCATGCTGCGCGCTAACATCAACATGATTGCGACGCTAATGAACATCGATTACGAGGGCTTCGCTTCGCTCACCGATGCGTTCGTGCAGAATGAAGCCGTGCGCGCCTTATTCATCGTCTGCCTTGAGAATAAGTTATCCTCAGTGCGCGCGCAAGCATTGCGTGCACTTGCTACAGTTTGCTGTTCACCAGCGGCGATTGCGCAGCTTGGCGCATGCGGTGGCATTGAAATAGTGCGCGACATTATACAAGTGCCAGGTAAAGAGCGCAAAGGCGAGTTTAAGCGCGGTGATATTGAGCGCCGCGAGGCGGTCTCACTGCTGACGCAAATCACTGCTGCTTGGCATGGCCTTGAACACCGCGTTGATGGCCTGAAGGCGTGTGCAGAGATCATAGTGGAAGGGTTGACACAGTTGACAACGAGTACTGCTTGTGCGCAGACGTTGCTGTTATGTGCAGCCGCTTTGAATAATCTAAGTCGCATCGAGGTGACGTCACATTACTCGATAATGTCAAATGAGGCAATCTTTAAATTGATCGAAGTGTTGCAGACACTTGGCGAAGAGGCATCTATTTTTCTTTAC GAACAAATCGTTGCGATGTTGCACAACATGTCGATAAACAAGAAGTGCCACAGTCACTTGGCCAATGGCATCATCATAAATTTCATCACGTGCGCATACCAAACGGAGTTCTATAAAAGCTACAAATCGCGAGCCGAAAGCGATGCACAACGTCGCACTATCAAAGCGATTCTGCATACATTGACACACTTGGTGCACGAGTCTAGTCTGGGCATTGAACTGTTGGAGCAGCATCGCGTGCCAGCCTTTTTCCGACAGGCGCTGTCTATTGGTGGCTGTAGTGCGGGTATGGAGGCATGGTCCTTGGACGGTAGCCATGGCAGAGACATTTCGGCTTTGGCGCGCCAACTGCTACAGGCGCAAAAGCAGGAGCAAACTGTCGAGCAGATCGGCCGTGATGGTGCGCTGACTGCTTCTACTGGAAATGGTGCTGGCGCGCAAGCGACTGCGGGCGCGTATGGCGGTAGCGGTAGTGGCAAAGgcaatttcaaattcaatttgacGCGTCAGGAGAGTTTCGTCTGA